The following proteins are encoded in a genomic region of Verrucomicrobia bacterium CG1_02_43_26:
- a CDS encoding uroporphyrinogen decarboxylase — MNSRDRFLNACNSQPVDRPPVWVMRQAGRYLPEYRALREKYSFLEMVKTPELAREITLQPLARFPLDAAIIFSDILVVPEAMGQPYEFNSKGIKMSFALDSIDKVEKIVVDGTVERLSYVRDAIRLTREKLGNEKALLGFGGAPWTLASYMVEGESTKDFSKIKSLAYAEPLVFEALMEKLTTALIGYFKMQISAGVDAIQIFDSWGAMCPASHYWEFSLKWIEKIIHALPTDFPVILYAKGMSHLHQQLIRTNPTVLAADWTMPLTELRKSIPQRYAIQGNLDPIVLNTTPEIVREETMKILHEMEHHNGFIFNLGHGITPKAKIENMEMLTNTVVNFRSK, encoded by the coding sequence ATGAATTCTCGAGATCGCTTTTTAAACGCTTGTAATAGTCAGCCAGTAGACCGTCCTCCGGTCTGGGTAATGAGGCAGGCAGGTCGCTATTTACCGGAATACCGGGCTTTACGGGAAAAATATTCGTTTCTCGAAATGGTCAAAACACCAGAGCTCGCTAGAGAAATCACACTGCAGCCTTTAGCACGTTTTCCGTTAGATGCTGCCATTATCTTTTCCGATATTTTAGTCGTGCCGGAAGCCATGGGCCAGCCTTACGAATTTAACTCCAAGGGCATCAAAATGTCCTTTGCTCTGGATTCTATCGATAAGGTCGAAAAAATCGTTGTTGACGGAACCGTAGAAAGGCTGAGTTACGTCAGGGATGCTATTCGCCTCACGCGGGAAAAGCTGGGTAATGAAAAGGCTCTACTCGGTTTTGGGGGTGCTCCATGGACACTAGCCAGCTACATGGTTGAGGGGGAATCTACCAAAGATTTTTCTAAAATAAAAAGTTTGGCGTATGCAGAGCCGCTTGTATTTGAAGCGTTGATGGAAAAATTAACCACCGCGCTCATCGGCTATTTCAAGATGCAAATAAGTGCCGGCGTAGATGCTATTCAAATATTTGATAGCTGGGGCGCTATGTGCCCCGCTAGCCACTACTGGGAATTTTCCCTCAAATGGATCGAAAAAATCATACACGCTTTGCCAACAGATTTCCCGGTAATCCTGTATGCAAAGGGAATGTCTCATCTACATCAACAGCTTATCCGGACTAATCCCACTGTATTGGCTGCAGACTGGACAATGCCGCTAACCGAATTACGCAAATCCATTCCTCAACGCTACGCAATCCAAGGTAATCTGGATCCTATCGTACTCAACACAACTCCCGAGATTGTTCGCGAAGAAACCATGAAAATTCTTCATGAAATGGAACACCACAATGGCTTTATTTTTAACTTAGGGCATGGCATTACCCCTAAAGCAAAGATTGAAAACATGGAAATGCTCACCAACACAGTTGTCAATTTTAGATCAAAATAG
- a CDS encoding protoporphyrinogen oxidase has translation MKVAIVGTGITGLSIAYQLEKKGISSVLFDTAKKVGGVLNSSQFDGFLCEKGAHTLEIKTPEVQHFINEMNLTADTFEIPSKSNRYIVHKGQLQALPLSFCSFLKTPLFSIKAKLKLLTEPFVSAYKGSDDESLGHFVTRRLGKEFLDYAIDPFVAGVYAGDPFKLSVKQAFPKLHELEAQYGSLIKGGFLAKRKNGPRFKKRIISFRRGMHMLPEAIEKKLNSPIHLKTTLEAIEQKGDAWELTWNGQKEIFSHLIITVPAHKVKSLPWPQEISNKLSVFDQIEYAPIATVNLGFRQQDISGKLDGFGFLVPRKEKMNILGTLYPSTMLPNRAGKGHVLLTTFIGGSRFPEAPIMPQKAMINLVLSDLKKLFTIKGTPIFSSVKTYQKAIPQYNLGYDKILKGMQTIEDNIPGLHFAGNYRTGIAVGQCIHSAIKFASQFKA, from the coding sequence ATGAAGGTTGCCATTGTAGGAACAGGTATAACGGGGCTATCAATCGCCTACCAATTGGAAAAAAAGGGCATTAGCTCTGTTCTATTTGATACCGCAAAAAAAGTAGGCGGTGTGCTCAACTCCTCTCAATTTGATGGCTTTCTGTGCGAAAAAGGGGCTCATACCCTGGAAATCAAAACGCCGGAAGTTCAGCATTTCATAAACGAAATGAATCTTACAGCAGATACCTTTGAGATCCCGTCTAAAAGCAATCGCTACATCGTCCACAAGGGGCAGCTTCAAGCACTGCCGTTATCTTTCTGTTCGTTTTTAAAAACGCCTCTTTTTTCAATAAAAGCTAAGTTAAAGTTACTTACTGAGCCGTTTGTTTCCGCCTATAAAGGATCAGATGATGAAAGTTTGGGGCATTTTGTAACACGCAGGCTCGGAAAAGAGTTTCTCGATTACGCAATAGACCCGTTTGTCGCCGGTGTCTACGCAGGAGATCCCTTTAAACTTTCCGTAAAACAAGCTTTTCCAAAATTGCATGAGCTCGAAGCGCAATACGGCTCTTTAATCAAGGGAGGCTTTTTAGCTAAAAGGAAGAATGGTCCGCGCTTCAAAAAACGAATTATTTCATTCCGTAGGGGCATGCACATGTTACCCGAAGCCATTGAGAAAAAATTAAATTCCCCTATTCATCTAAAAACAACCCTTGAGGCGATAGAACAAAAGGGTGACGCTTGGGAGCTCACCTGGAATGGCCAAAAGGAAATCTTCTCTCATTTGATCATTACGGTTCCGGCTCACAAGGTTAAGTCTCTCCCCTGGCCTCAAGAGATCTCAAATAAACTTTCCGTATTTGATCAGATTGAATATGCGCCTATTGCCACGGTTAATCTAGGCTTTAGGCAGCAAGATATTTCCGGCAAACTCGATGGCTTTGGATTTCTTGTGCCGCGAAAAGAAAAAATGAATATACTGGGCACACTCTATCCCTCTACTATGCTTCCTAATAGGGCAGGCAAAGGCCATGTTTTACTGACAACTTTTATCGGCGGAAGTCGTTTTCCGGAAGCCCCTATCATGCCACAAAAGGCTATGATCAATCTTGTTCTCAGTGATCTTAAAAAATTGTTTACAATAAAGGGTACCCCGATATTCTCCTCCGTCAAAACATACCAAAAAGCAATCCCTCAATATAACTTAGGTTATGATAAAATCTTAAAGGGCATGCAAACGATCGAAGACAATATCCCCGGTCTTCATTTTGCGGGTAACTACCGCACGGGAATTGCTGTGGGGCAATGCATCCACTCCGCTATCAAATTCGCAAGCCAATTTAAGGCGTAA
- a CDS encoding tRNA (adenosine(37)-N6)-dimethylallyltransferase MiaA codes for MGNVLYVLTGPTAVGKTELALQWAEENGAEIVSCDSLLVYKGMDIGTAKPTREELGRIPHHCIDIVPVNKRFSVKNYEQVAHEAIESILSRGKNVLITGGSGFYLKCFFSPIADAVDVPEAIVHEVLELYHKEGLAGLVEALRERNPSGTGKVELKNPRRVIRALEKCMTTGQEITAMEEAFAGQTSPFDKFEKRVCMLTRSQESLKERVRSRVKQMLQAGLLPEVARLKDQGILDNYSAARSIGYRESLSYLEEPTSLQDLEDLITQNTMQLVKKQKTWFKYQIKVDHTIDLDIEKCPDLDQLFG; via the coding sequence ATGGGCAATGTATTATATGTTTTGACGGGCCCGACTGCTGTTGGTAAGACAGAGCTTGCGTTGCAATGGGCTGAAGAAAATGGTGCCGAGATTGTATCCTGCGATTCCTTACTTGTTTATAAAGGTATGGATATTGGAACCGCCAAGCCTACGCGTGAGGAGTTAGGCCGCATTCCGCACCATTGCATTGATATCGTACCGGTTAATAAACGCTTCTCGGTGAAAAATTATGAACAAGTGGCACATGAAGCGATTGAATCGATTTTATCTCGTGGAAAAAATGTACTGATTACGGGCGGTAGCGGCTTTTATTTGAAGTGTTTTTTTAGCCCTATTGCAGATGCAGTAGATGTTCCTGAAGCTATTGTGCATGAAGTTTTGGAGCTGTACCATAAAGAAGGCTTGGCAGGGTTAGTGGAAGCTCTGCGAGAACGCAACCCAAGCGGAACGGGAAAAGTTGAGTTAAAGAACCCCAGGAGAGTGATCCGTGCCCTAGAGAAATGCATGACAACCGGGCAAGAAATTACGGCTATGGAAGAAGCGTTTGCAGGGCAAACATCCCCGTTTGATAAATTCGAGAAACGCGTGTGTATGTTAACACGCTCTCAAGAAAGCTTAAAGGAACGCGTGCGATCGCGTGTAAAACAGATGTTACAAGCAGGCTTGTTGCCAGAAGTGGCACGCTTAAAAGACCAAGGTATTTTGGATAATTACAGTGCCGCTCGCTCTATAGGATATCGGGAGAGTTTGTCGTATTTGGAAGAACCGACTAGCTTGCAAGACCTAGAAGATTTGATTACTCAAAATACGATGCAACTGGTGAAAAAGCAGAAGACGTGGTTTAAATACCAAATCAAGGTCGACCATACGATCGACCTTGATATTGAAAAGTGCCCTGATTTGGATCAGCTTTTTGGTTAA
- a CDS encoding sodium:calcium symporter, with protein MSSRPSGIKETWNTKLGVILAVSGSAVGIGNFLRFPGQAAQYGGGAFMIAYVISFLILGLPMGWAEWTIGRLGGKRGFSSCPGILNAVWKHPLAKYIGVIGVVIPVCMYMYYVYIEAWCMGYAVNFALGNMHFDSVEESRSFWEHFVGFHADGSAFGFGVKQVGMFLILAFLFNFYFIYRGVAKGIEIFCKYALPSLIILAIVILIRVLTMGTPDTAQPYNNVNNGLGFLWNPVKTYLQENVEGQWVNSSELIGVGLIEEKKEFASLNPEQYRVYEKSVLEQLMSPRLWLAAASQIFFSLSVGFGVIMVYSSYMKPDDDVVLGNLTSASANEFCEVALGGLITVPAAYAFLGAAGIVGQGIFGLGFNVFPMVFSNMSFGNFFGSLFFGLLFLAAITSSISQLQPGLAFLEEALNVRRKAAIALLLVITSFGAMLVVWFSKDVRALDTFDFWVSTFMIYMIATILMLIFTTQLGVKEGFEEASRGAAFPIPKIFWPITKFLCPMFLLTIFFLWLIIDVIGVGGAGIDHHITDLFGGKGKTVQPVAWFCVITIVILYTVFCMLVSRVKRYKEFQERV; from the coding sequence ATGTCATCCAGGCCTTCTGGCATTAAAGAAACTTGGAACACCAAGCTAGGTGTTATTTTAGCCGTTTCCGGGAGCGCGGTAGGGATCGGTAATTTCCTACGTTTTCCTGGGCAAGCGGCTCAGTACGGTGGCGGGGCGTTTATGATCGCCTATGTAATCTCATTCCTGATCCTAGGGTTACCGATGGGTTGGGCAGAGTGGACGATTGGGAGACTTGGCGGAAAAAGAGGCTTTAGCTCCTGCCCCGGAATATTAAACGCCGTGTGGAAGCACCCCTTGGCGAAGTATATTGGTGTGATCGGTGTGGTGATACCGGTTTGTATGTACATGTATTATGTATATATAGAGGCCTGGTGTATGGGATACGCGGTTAATTTTGCGCTCGGCAATATGCATTTTGATAGTGTTGAGGAGTCCAGATCCTTTTGGGAGCATTTTGTAGGCTTTCATGCAGACGGCTCGGCCTTTGGATTTGGCGTAAAGCAAGTGGGGATGTTCTTGATACTGGCATTTCTCTTTAATTTTTATTTTATATATAGAGGCGTGGCCAAAGGGATAGAGATCTTTTGTAAATATGCACTGCCCAGCTTGATCATTTTAGCCATTGTTATTTTAATACGCGTATTAACCATGGGGACACCCGATACGGCACAGCCTTATAATAATGTAAACAACGGCTTAGGCTTTTTGTGGAACCCGGTGAAAACCTATCTACAAGAAAATGTAGAAGGGCAGTGGGTAAATTCATCTGAGTTGATTGGAGTGGGTTTGATAGAAGAGAAAAAAGAATTTGCATCGCTTAACCCCGAGCAATATCGCGTTTATGAGAAATCGGTATTGGAGCAATTGATGAGCCCGAGATTATGGTTAGCAGCGGCATCTCAGATCTTTTTCTCGTTATCTGTCGGGTTTGGGGTGATCATGGTCTATTCCAGTTACATGAAACCGGATGATGATGTTGTGCTCGGTAACCTGACCTCGGCGAGTGCTAACGAATTTTGCGAAGTAGCGTTAGGCGGATTAATTACAGTTCCCGCAGCGTATGCTTTTTTGGGAGCAGCCGGTATTGTTGGGCAAGGGATATTTGGGCTAGGGTTTAATGTTTTCCCGATGGTGTTTTCTAATATGTCCTTTGGGAATTTCTTTGGTTCGCTGTTCTTTGGGTTACTTTTTTTAGCCGCAATAACGAGCAGTATTTCCCAATTACAGCCCGGGTTAGCCTTTTTGGAAGAAGCCTTAAATGTGAGACGAAAAGCGGCGATTGCACTCTTGTTAGTGATTACCTCCTTTGGCGCGATGCTTGTTGTGTGGTTTAGTAAAGATGTGAGGGCCTTGGATACCTTCGATTTCTGGGTATCGACCTTTATGATCTATATGATCGCGACTATCCTGATGTTGATTTTTACGACGCAGCTAGGGGTTAAGGAAGGATTTGAAGAAGCGAGCCGAGGAGCTGCGTTTCCGATACCTAAGATCTTCTGGCCAATTACAAAATTCCTCTGCCCGATGTTTTTGCTGACTATCTTTTTCCTCTGGCTGATTATTGACGTTATAGGTGTTGGCGGAGCCGGTATTGACCACCATATTACGGATTTGTTTGGCGGCAAAGGCAAGACGGTGCAGCCCGTTGCGTGGTTTTGCGTGATCACGATTGTGATTTTGTATACCGTATTTTGCATGTTAGTGAGCCGCGTGAAGCGTTATAAAGAGTTTCAGGAAAGGGTTTAA
- a CDS encoding sodium:calcium symporter: MATSSKKKDGWGSSVGVIFAVAGSAVGLANFLRFPGNVAQFGGGAFMLAYFVSLLVIALPVAWAEWTLGRYGGQQGYHSCPGILFSIGKKPIFKYLGLLGVIIPLVIFMYYVYVEAWCLGYAVNFALDNLHFGEIKDSSEFWLNFVGAYQDGSAVGFGVKQVGIYLLIVFALNMMLIYRGISKGIEVFCRYALPTLIVIAIIVLIKVMTLGTPNAAKPMWNIENGLGFMWNPTKVYLEEKLPNGNWTRGDEIIGRKNLDSKEALVAAEPDTYRLKEMTVWDQLRRPKLWLIAASQVFFSLSVGFGIVLTYSSYMKKDDDVVLSSLSAASANEFAEVGLGGLISIPAAYAFLGAAGVMGQTLFGLGFNVLPMVFSVMPLGALFGFLFFFLLFLAGVNAAISTLQPGVAFLEENLNIGRKRSVAIIGTITLMGASFVIWFSKDLKALDSLNFWAADFLIYVIACIQVIIFGWIFGIDKGFNELHRGAAIRIPNIFKYVIKYLCPLFLLTIFALWLLLDVFGLGGTGIDQRILDLTGHGDIPPNPVAWMSVGIIVMLLIFMGLIVASNPRYKKLNY, from the coding sequence ATGGCTACATCTTCAAAAAAGAAAGACGGTTGGGGGTCAAGTGTTGGCGTGATTTTTGCGGTTGCGGGAAGCGCGGTTGGCCTTGCGAACTTTTTACGATTTCCAGGTAACGTTGCCCAGTTTGGCGGCGGTGCCTTTATGTTGGCGTATTTTGTATCTCTGCTGGTGATTGCGCTTCCGGTGGCTTGGGCGGAATGGACATTAGGCCGTTATGGAGGGCAGCAAGGGTATCATTCCTGTCCTGGGATATTATTTTCCATCGGAAAGAAACCCATCTTTAAATACTTGGGTTTACTTGGGGTGATTATACCCCTTGTGATCTTTATGTACTATGTGTACGTGGAAGCGTGGTGTTTGGGGTATGCGGTTAACTTTGCCTTAGATAACTTGCATTTTGGAGAAATAAAGGATTCAAGCGAGTTTTGGCTTAATTTTGTAGGAGCCTATCAAGATGGTTCTGCAGTCGGATTTGGGGTGAAGCAAGTCGGTATCTATTTATTAATCGTATTCGCACTGAATATGATGTTGATTTACCGCGGGATTTCCAAAGGAATAGAAGTGTTTTGCCGTTATGCGCTGCCGACCTTGATTGTGATCGCAATCATTGTGTTAATTAAAGTGATGACGTTGGGCACACCGAATGCGGCGAAGCCTATGTGGAACATAGAAAACGGATTGGGATTCATGTGGAACCCGACCAAGGTGTATCTTGAAGAAAAGCTTCCTAATGGAAACTGGACAAGGGGCGATGAGATTATAGGTCGCAAAAACTTGGATAGCAAAGAGGCATTAGTCGCTGCCGAACCCGATACGTATCGGTTGAAAGAGATGACGGTATGGGATCAATTAAGACGCCCGAAGTTGTGGTTAATTGCGGCATCACAGGTATTCTTTTCATTATCGGTAGGATTTGGGATCGTTTTGACGTACTCCAGCTATATGAAGAAAGACGATGACGTTGTGCTCAGCAGTTTATCTGCAGCCAGCGCGAACGAGTTTGCTGAAGTGGGGCTTGGGGGGCTTATCAGTATTCCCGCGGCTTATGCCTTTCTTGGGGCGGCCGGGGTGATGGGGCAGACCCTCTTTGGTTTAGGATTTAACGTACTACCGATGGTATTTTCCGTAATGCCATTAGGAGCTTTGTTTGGATTTTTATTCTTCTTCCTATTATTCTTGGCAGGCGTGAATGCTGCGATTTCCACATTACAGCCAGGGGTAGCCTTTTTAGAAGAAAATTTGAATATTGGACGCAAACGATCTGTGGCGATTATTGGCACGATTACCCTGATGGGAGCGAGCTTTGTTATTTGGTTTAGTAAAGACTTGAAAGCGTTAGATTCTTTAAACTTCTGGGCAGCGGACTTCTTGATTTATGTGATCGCGTGTATTCAGGTGATTATATTCGGCTGGATATTCGGTATTGATAAAGGATTTAATGAACTGCACCGTGGAGCCGCGATTCGTATTCCTAATATTTTCAAGTATGTGATTAAATACCTATGCCCATTGTTCTTGTTAACGATCTTTGCGCTGTGGTTGTTATTAGATGTATTTGGACTAGGCGGAACGGGTATTGACCAACGGATATTGGATTTGACCGGCCATGGGGATATACCCCCGAATCCAGTCGCATGGATGAGTGTAGGCATTATCGTGATGCTACTTATTTTTATGGGCTTGATTGTGGCTAGCAATCCACGTTATAAAAAACTTAATTATTAA
- a CDS encoding phosphoglycerate mutase (2,3-diphosphoglycerate-independent), with product MEDIRPVVLIIRDGWGSNHNPEHNPFNAIYQADTPVDDELARHWPRTEIKACGRDVGLPDGVMGNSEVGHQNIGAGRIVDQEIVRIDKAIEGGEISKNSVLNEAFEHVKKNNSRLHFIGLVSDAGVHAMLRHLYGLLKCAKDQAIKDVFIHAITDGRDTAPTGGERYIKELEAQCQTIGVGKVATVSGRYWAMDRDKRWNRVQKAYDCMCGVSAIYQDTSAEKILAHAYKTPVSETQKGDEFIEPSWVVDDAGKPIGSIADGDVVIFFNFRGDRPRELVTALTDKNFKGFERAIFPKIMMVTMTSYEEGLCDRVLFTKPPKMKNILGEYVSNKGVAQFRCAETEKHPHVTFFFNDYREEPFPKEDRKMVDSPKEVATYDEKPEMSAYAVCATTKEAILSKKYGLIVVNFANADMVGHTGSLEAATKAVEVVDECVGVLLKAIDEIGGAAIVTADHGNADQMWNPKINSPHTQHTLNLVELIVYGKSLEKAVMRKEGRLADIAPTILELMGLDTPKEMTGQSLIKTLKPEYSLHK from the coding sequence ATGGAAGACATTCGCCCCGTGGTGTTAATTATTCGAGATGGCTGGGGGAGTAACCACAATCCCGAGCATAACCCCTTTAATGCTATTTACCAGGCCGATACCCCGGTTGATGATGAATTGGCGCGCCATTGGCCTAGAACGGAGATAAAAGCCTGCGGGCGAGATGTAGGGTTGCCTGACGGTGTAATGGGCAATAGTGAAGTGGGTCACCAAAATATAGGCGCCGGAAGAATTGTGGATCAAGAGATCGTGCGCATTGATAAAGCGATTGAGGGTGGGGAGATCAGTAAAAATAGCGTTTTAAACGAAGCCTTTGAACATGTAAAAAAGAATAACAGCCGATTGCACTTTATTGGACTGGTTTCGGATGCCGGTGTGCACGCGATGTTGCGCCATTTATATGGGTTACTAAAGTGCGCAAAAGACCAAGCGATTAAAGATGTTTTCATACATGCGATTACGGATGGCCGGGATACCGCGCCGACCGGTGGGGAACGTTATATAAAAGAATTAGAAGCGCAATGTCAGACGATAGGCGTGGGTAAGGTTGCAACGGTGAGCGGGCGGTATTGGGCGATGGATCGGGATAAGCGGTGGAATAGAGTCCAAAAAGCGTATGATTGCATGTGTGGTGTTAGTGCGATTTACCAAGATACAAGCGCGGAAAAGATTCTAGCGCATGCCTATAAAACCCCTGTGAGTGAGACCCAAAAAGGAGATGAGTTTATAGAGCCCTCTTGGGTAGTTGATGATGCTGGAAAACCTATTGGCAGTATAGCCGACGGCGATGTAGTGATCTTCTTTAATTTTAGGGGAGATCGGCCTAGGGAACTGGTGACCGCGCTGACAGATAAGAATTTTAAGGGATTTGAGCGAGCTATTTTCCCTAAGATTATGATGGTGACGATGACCTCTTATGAAGAAGGCCTTTGCGATAGAGTATTATTTACGAAGCCTCCCAAAATGAAGAATATACTTGGGGAATATGTTTCCAATAAGGGAGTAGCCCAGTTTAGGTGCGCAGAGACAGAGAAGCACCCCCATGTGACCTTTTTCTTTAACGATTACAGAGAAGAGCCTTTCCCGAAAGAAGATCGAAAAATGGTCGATAGCCCTAAAGAAGTGGCCACTTATGATGAAAAGCCTGAGATGAGTGCGTATGCGGTATGTGCCACGACCAAAGAAGCGATTTTATCTAAAAAGTACGGGTTAATTGTAGTGAATTTTGCAAACGCGGACATGGTAGGGCACACGGGTTCATTGGAAGCGGCTACCAAAGCTGTAGAAGTCGTGGATGAGTGCGTGGGCGTTTTACTAAAAGCGATAGATGAGATTGGTGGGGCAGCTATTGTCACTGCGGACCACGGTAATGCGGACCAGATGTGGAACCCGAAAATAAATTCCCCCCATACGCAGCATACCCTAAATTTAGTGGAACTTATTGTTTACGGGAAAAGTTTAGAGAAAGCGGTGATGCGTAAAGAAGGGCGATTGGCGGATATAGCGCCCACGATCCTTGAGCTAATGGGATTAGATACCCCAAAAGAGATGACGGGGCAGAGCTTAATAAAAACCCTCAAGCCTGAATATTCTTTACATAAGTAA